The region CATCACACCCATGCCGGCGATATCGAGACCGCTCATCTGGAACATGGTGTAGCCGCCGCCCTGGTCGTCCCGATTGTCCGCCCCTTTCCAGCCAAAGAGCGCGGCGTAGAAAGCCTTCGAGGCTTCGGGATCGTTGCTCATCAGATCCACCCAGGAAAACTGTCCCGCTGCGTAGCTTACGAAACGTGCCATGAGGCTCCTCCCGTACGAAACCCAAGCGTACGACCGGCCTCGCGCCGGAGTCCAGGGCGAAATGCGCTGCTGGTGCCAGGGACTGGCACGAGGACATCCGCTGGCAGAGGGTGGTATACAAAGCCGTCCCCAGGAGGCTGGTATGCCAGCCGCCCCAAGGAGGAATCGAGATGCGACCCGCCCCCACCCTGTTCGTCGTCACGCTGGCTCTCTTGTTCGCCGGATGCGGCCAGAGCGACACCCTCCTGCCTTCCGATCCCGATGCCGACGCTTTCGGCCACACGCCGCCCACGCAGGCCACCGTGGCCATACGCGACCAGCGAGTGAAGGATTTGCCGCTGACGAGCTCCTCCGACCGCGAAGACGCGATCCGCGGCCTGGTCGCCCGGGAGGACGTACTCGAGATCCCCGGCAGCGGCGATCGCCTCGTCTGGAATCGCCCGGCCTACGATTTCATCGAGGGCCCGGCGCCGGATTCCGTGAACCCGAGCTTGTGGCGCCAGGCCGAGCTGAACAATCTGCATGGGCTCTTCGAAGTCACACCTGGCGTCCACCAGGTGCGCGGCTACGACCTCGCGAACATGAGTCTGATCGAGGGCGAACGCGGCTTCATCGTGGTCGATCCCCTCGGCTCTGCCGAAACAGGCGCTGCGGCCCTGGCCTTCGCCCGCAAACACCTGGGCAACAAGCCCGTCACTGCGGTGATCCTCACGCATAGCCACGTCGATCATTTTGGCGGAACGTCTGGCATCGTTTCACGTGAGGAGATCGCGTCCGGAAGCATGCGCATCATCGCACCTGCCGGCTTCCTGCATGAAGCGACCAGTGAGAACCTCCTGGCAGGCCCGGCGATGAGTCGACGCGCCGCCTTCATGTACGGCTTTCGTCTGGCCCGCAGCCCGCGAGGCCATCTCGATTCAGGCCTCGGCAAGGAACCCGGCCGGGGGAATACGACGATCATGCCACCGACGCATGTCATCGACCGCACGCCTCAGGCAATGACCCTCGATGGCGTGCGTTTCGTCTTTCAATACGCACCCGAATCCGAGGCTCCGGCCGAGCTGATGTTCTACCTCCCGGAGAAGAAGGCGTTCTGCGGCGCCGAGGTCGTCTCGCGTACGATGCACAACCTCTACACCCTTCGTGGCGCAAAGGTGCGCGACGCCCTGCGCTGGAGCGGCTACATCGACGAAGCCCTCGAACTCTTCGGTCGTGAAGCGGAAGTCGCCTTCGCCAGTCACCATTGGCCGACCTGGGGCAATGAACGCATCCAGACGTACTTGAAGCGCCAGCGCGATACCTACAAATACATTCATGACCAGACACTGCGCCTGGCCAACGCCGGCTACACCTCCCAGGAAATTGCGGATGCACTCGAGCTTCCGCCCTCGCTTCGCCCCCACTTAGGCAACCGGGGCTACTACGGCACGGTGCGGCACAATGCCAAGGCGGTCTATCAGGCCTACTTCGGCTGGTACGACGCCAATCCAGCCCACCTCGATCCGTTGGCACCTGCCGACGCCGCAGCTCGTTATGTCGAGGCGATGGGCGGCGCCGCTCCGGTGCTCGAAAAGGCCCAGGCAGCCTTCGACCGCGGCGATTACCGATGGACTGCGATGCTCCTCGACCATCTCGTCTTCGCGGAGCCGGCGAATACGGAAGCCCGAGCGCTTCTCGCGCGGACCTACGACCAGCTCGGCTACCAGGCAGAATCGGCGCCCTGGCGCGACGTCTACCTGTCGGGTGCCTATGAGCTCCGACATGGCCCGCCTCCGGCCGACGCACCCAGCCCCTTGGAGGGGGCCGCGGAACTCGTCAAACACATTCCGGTGGCGCGGTTCTTCGATGCGATGGCGGCTCGCTTGAATGGACCGGATGCCTCCGACGAGAACGTGACGATCAACCTCGTCTTCACGGACCTGAACGAGAGCCACGTTCTCTCCATCGAGAACGCCGTCCTCCACCATTGGCAACGCGAGCCGGCAGCGGATGCCGCGGCGACCATCCGCCTTACCCATGGCTTCTTCCTGAGATTGCTCCTGGGCCAGACCGGCCTCCGGGAGATGGTCTTTTCCGACGAGCTCGAGGTGGAAGGCAGCCGCCTCGAGTTGATGGGCTTCTTCTCGCTCTTCGACCCGATGGCGCCAAACTTCCCGATCGTCACGCCATAGGGGTTCCAGGGACCTTCTGACCCGACCGGACACCCCGGTGAGGCGGAATGCCGCTAGCGGAGGAGCCCCAGCACGCGGTGCGCTGCAAGCCCTCCCACTTACCGGCGCGTCAATTGCAGCTGTGTGCCCCATGAGTCACAGCGAATTCCTCACCGCGTCCGAGCGTCTGAACCTCGATCTCGAGGATGCCCACGTTCAAATGCACGTGGGCGGGGCGTTCCTGTTCGAGCGAGGCCCCCTCGGTCAGGGCGCCGGGGTCGCGTTCGACCGCATCCGCGACTTCGTGGAATCCCGCCTCTACCGGGTGCCGCGCTGCCGCCAGCGCCTGGCGCGGGCACCCCTCGGCGGAGGGTTGGCCTGGGTCGATGACGCCACCTTCAACCTCCACTACCACGTGCGCCACACGCATCTCCCCCACCCGGGGGACGAGCGGCAACTGAAGCGGCTATGCGGTCACATCGCCTCGCAACGTCTCGACAAGGAAAGACCGCTCTGGGAACTGCACGTCGTCGAGGGACTCGAAGACGACCGCTTCGCGCTCATCGTCAAAGCACATCAATGCATCACCCATGGCGTGTGGGAGATCGGGTTGATCCAGGCTTTGCTCTCGGACAACGCCGATCCGGATCCGCCCGAGCCCGGGCCCGTCTGGCTTCCGCGTCCTGCACCCTCCGGACGGGATCTGCTGCGGAATTCCGTCGCACAACGAATGGAAGCTCCGCTCCAACTCGGGCGATTCCTGTTGAAGGCGGGCCAGAACCCGGAACGCAGCTGGGACGAACTGCGCAACGGCCTGGAAGGTTTCCGCGATACGGGTCTGGCATCCGAGACGCCGTTCAATCGTCGCATCGGTCCCCACCGGCGTCTCGATTGGATGATCTCCGATGCAGACAGTGCTCGAAGGGTGGCGGAACGTTGCAGCATCGGTCTCGATGCCGTGGCGCTCTCCTCGCTGGCCGGCGCAGTGGGGCGCTTCTTCGAGCAGCGGGGTATTCCCCGGGCCGACCAGCGGGATCTCAATATGAGTGCGGCTCTTCCGGAGCAGGCAGGTGGCCTGCTCGACGAGGAACTCGCCGGCGACGCCCTCGCTTGGATGGTCGCAAAGCTGCCGATCACCGAGCCGGACCCGTTGGTGCGTCTCGAGCAGGTAGCGCAAGAGCTCGAGGCCTCGACCCACGTCGGTTACGAATTGTTCTCCGATGCAACCGATTTGCTCTGGCCCGGTCTCTCCGGTGCGGTCACGCGGATCCTGCTGGCAAGCCGGGTTTCGAACCTGACGCTCGCCCTTCTCTCCGGCCCGGAAACGGATCGCTTCCTGCTCGGCGCACGCTTGACCGACGCCTTCCCCATCTTGCCGCTGGTTCCGGATCAAGCCTTGCGCGTCGCCCTCTACGTCCGGGGGTCGAAGATGCACTGGGGCTTCAATTCGGATTGGGAGCTGCTCCCGGATCTGCACGACCTGGTGCGCTTCACGGATGAGTGCTTCCGGGAGCTCTGCGCGGCCGCAAACGCCCAGGCGGCCTGAGGGAACGGATGGACCACTACCACTACGAGCGCCTTTCGGCCCAGGACAACGATTTCCTCGATTGGGAAACGCCTTCCCTCACGATGCACGGCTCCGGGATCATGATCTTCGACGCGTCCCCGCTGCTCACTCCGGATGAGGGCATCGATTTCGCGACGATCAAGCAGGGCTTTGCGGCAGTCCTGCACCACGTACCGCGCTATCGCCAGAAACTCGCCTGGATGTCCGGAGAGGACCGGCCCTATTGGGTCGATGATGCCCAGTTCAACCTCGACTACCACATGCGGCACATCGCGCTGCCCCGCCCGGGTAGCGACGCGCAGCTCAAGCGCCTGGCGGCCGACATCATGCAGCGCCCGCTCGATCGTGGTCGCCCGCTCTGGGAGACCTGGGTGGTCGAAGGCATCTCGGGCAATCGCTTCGCGATCGTGATGAAGGCTCACCACTGCATGATCGACGGTGCCTCGGGCATGGGCTTGATGGAACGCCTCTACTCGATGACGGCAGACTACGAAATCACCGATGCGCCCCGTTTCGTACCGCGACCCAGGCCTTCGGGGATGGAATTGTGGCGAGATGGATGGCGCCGCCGGCTCGACCTTCCGGGCCGCGCCGTACAGGGCTTGCGCGATTTCGTGTCCGGGACCGAGGACCTGGGCGAGGAGGTCGCCTCGCGGCTGCGAGCGGTCGGCGACCTGGCGAAGATGAAGCTCGTCGCTGCCTCGCACACACCGATCAACGGGCCGGTCGGCCCCCATCGCGTCCACGACTGGGTCGAACTCTCCCTCGAGGAATTCAAGGCTGTTCGCCGTTCACTGGGCTGCTCGATCAATGATGTCGTACTGACGATCGTCACCGGAGCCGTGCGAGAACTGATGACCCGCAGGCAGATCCGCCCGGAAGGTCTGGATTTCCGGGTCAGCGCGCCGGTGAACGTGCGTTCCAAGGGCGATCAGGAGAAGATGGGCAACCATGTCTCGTCCTGGATCGTGCGGCTCCCCCTCGACGAGAAGGATCCTCTCGAACAACTGCGTCGCATCCACGAACTCACGCAGAGGCTGAAGGATTCCCGTCAATCCGTGGGCGTCCAGATGGTGACGGCCCTCCACGAGTGGATCCCGTTCGATATCCAGGGCGCATCCACCGGCACCCAGAACATGCTCGTGACGAACGTGCCCGGGCCACCCTTCCCGCTCTATCTGCTGGGCGCCGAGATGCGCTCGCTCTATACCCTGGCACCGTTGATCGAGAACATCGGGCTCGCGGTAAGCGTCGTCAGCTACAACGGAAAATTCGGCTTCGGCTTCAACGCGGACTACGATCGGCTGCCCGATCTCGGACAGTTCACTCGCTCGATCGCGCGCTCATTCGAGCACCTAGCCATTGCCGCGGGAACGAAACGGCCCGAAGCCGAGCTGCGCACGGCAACGCGCTGACTCACGCCGAGCCGCAGCCCGGCGCGAGTCGGCGATCTCTCACGGGAGATTGAGCTGCTTGGCAGGGCGTACGCTGATATCCGCGATGTTCACGTTGATCGGTTGCGTGACGGAGAAGAGCACGGCATCGGCCACGTCCTGGGGCTCCCCGAGAGTCTGCTTCATGGGCCCGGCCAGCTTCTCGAAGACCTCGTCCGGAAGTCGTTCGCCCTGCTTGACTTCGACGTCCACACCCGACATCGCAATGATGCCCTTCAAGAACGCGGGATCGAAGTTGCGGGCGAAGTTCGTGGCGATGGCGCCCGGCATCACGTTCACCACACGGATCGTGTCCTCTTCGAGTTCGGTGCGAAGCGTCGCGGAGATGGCGTTGACGGCATGCTTGGTGGCACCGTAGATACCCGGGTCCTGGCGTTGGGCTGCGATCGACGAGATGTTCACGATGTGACCTTCGGCATTGCACGCCCGCATGGCTCGCACAGCCGCCTGGCAGCCCACCAGCAACGCCAGCAGGTTCGTCTCGAGCATGGCTCGCCATTCTTCGGGTTCGCCGTCCACGATGCTTGCGGGGAAGGAGAGGCCTGCGTTGTTCACCATCACGTCGAGCCGGCCTGTCTCGCGCACGGCTTCGTCGACGAGGGACCGCACCTGCGCGGGATCTCGTAGCTCCGTGACGACGACGGTTGCAGCACCACCGGCCTCCTCGATCTGCTTGCGTGTCGCGTCCATGGGCTCCCGGGTTCGGCCCGAGAGGAAGACATGGGCGCCGGCGCTGCCGAGGGTGAGTGCGATCGCGCGGCCAATTCCGCTCGATGCGCCCGTTACGATGGCGGTTCGGTCTTTCAGGGTGCTGGGTTCGATCATGAGTTCTCCTGTTGGGCGCGCACGTGTTCCTTGAGTTGCGTAAGGCCGGCCTACGAGCGCACCAGACCCCAGACCGCTTCTTCCGACAGGGCAATCGTGTGCTCGTCGAGACGCACGAGGCCCGCGTCGGCCTCCTTCGCCAGGCCCACGAAAGCGCCGAAGGCCAGGGCGATCAGGACTTCCGGAGGGCCCTCACGGATCGCACCTTCCGCCTGGGCCGAGCGGACGAACGCGGCCACGCCCTCCATCACCGAGTTCGAGACCTCGCGGCTGGCGGGCTCCAGGTAGGGCAGGTGGCGATGCATCTCGAGGAAGCGGAACGCCTCGGACTGCTTGCGTGAGAACTCCCAGAGGCCGCGCCACAGCTGCCGGAATCCCTCTCGGGGGGAGGGCGCTCCGGCGATCGCGTCGACCAGGCAGCGATGCATCGAAAGCTTGCACTCCCGGTAGACGGCGTTCACCAGGGCTTCCTTCCCGGTGAAATGGCGGTAGATCGTGCCGGCAGCCACGCCCGCACGTGTGGCGACTTCCGGAACAGCGGTGCCGGCGTAGGAGTGCTCGCTCATCAGCTCGAGCGCTGCACGGACGATCGCTGCACGGGTGTCCTGGGGGTCGTGAGCCTGGGCAGGCTGCCGTTTCATGCAGCGAATGAATATTCATTCACATGGCCCGTGTCAAGTCGAGGACTCCGGATACAGAATGTGACTTTTGGCAGGTGATATGCAAATATTCCTCGCCGTTCACGAACCGTTTCACCCCGGCCAGCCAGCGGTCGGATGGAAGGAGACCCCCATGGCCCGCGAAGCCGTCATCGTCGATAGCGTCCGCACCGGACTCACCAAGGCCCACCGCGGCTCGTTCAACATGACCGAGCCCGTCGACTACACCGCTCACGTGCTGCGTGAGGTCGTCGCGCGCCAACCCGCCCTGGACGCTGAAGAAGTAGAGGACGTGATCCTCGGCTGCGGCATGCCGGAAGGCTGCCAGGGCATGAACATGGGGCGCGTTGCCGCCATGGCCGCCGGCTTCCCCAAGACGGTCGCCGCGACCACCGTGAACCGCTTCTGCTCATCCGGCTCCCAGGCCATCGCCATGGCAGCCCACCAGATCCTCCACGAGGGTGCAGAGGTCGCCATCGGCGCCGGCGTCGAAACCATCACGATGATGCAGGACGGCACCCAGAACACCAGTCGGATGGTGAACGAGACGGCCAAGAATCGATTCCCCGGCCTCTACTTCCCGATGGGTGTTACCGCCGAAGTCGTGGCCGAGCGCTACAGCATCTCCAGAGAAGACCAGGACATCTACGCGGCGCAGAGCCAGGAGCGGTACGCCGCTTCGGTCGAAGCCGGCAAGGTCGCCGAGGACATCGTTCCGATGACCGTGACCCGGCGCGTCCAGAAGAAGGGCGAGGAGCCCTTCGAAGAAGAGTTCAAGGTCGAGCAGGACGAGTGCAACCGGCCGGGTACGACCGTCGAGGCACTGGCCGGTTTGAAGCCGGTGTTCAAGCCGGCGGAAGAAGGTGGCACCGTGACTGCGGGCAACGCTTCCCAGCTCTCCGATGGTGCGTCGGCGACCCTGCTGATGAGTTCCGACCGCGCAAAGGAGCTCGGCCTCGAGCCCCTCGGCGTGTACCGGGGCACCGCCGTTGCGGGCTGCGGCCCCGAGGAGATGGGCATCGGACCCGTCTTCGCGTTTCCGAAGCTGCTGAAGCGCCACGGCCTCACGATGGACGACATCGACATCGTCGAGCTGAACGAAGCCTTCGCTTCCCAGCTGCTCTACTGCCAGCGCGAGCTCGACATCCCGAACGAGAAGCTCAACCCGCTCGGCGGCTCGATCTCGATCGGCCATCCCTTCGGCATGACCGGCTCCCGCATGACAGGCCAGCTGCTGCGAGAGCTGAAGCGGCAGGGCAAGCGCTACGGCGTCGTGACCATGTGCATCGGCGGTGGCCAGGGGCTGGCGTCCCTCTTCGAGGCCGTCTAGCCAAGACGAGACGGTCGAAATGGGAGGTTCCTTGTCGCTACGGCTGATGGGTGCACCGGGCTCGCCCTATACGCGAAAGATGCGGGCGCTGCTCCGCTATCGGCGTATTCCCTATCAGCTGCTCCTGCCTGGCTCGCCGGAAACCAAGGGCCTTCCCCAGCCGAAAGTACCGCTCCTGCCCACCTTCTTCCTGCCGGATGACGACGGGAACGAGGTAGCGGTCACCGATTCGACGCCGTTGATCCGGCGCTTCGAGGGAGAATTCGAGGGGCGCAGCGTCATTCCGGAGGATCCGGTGCTGCGCTTCCTCGATGCGCTCGTCGAGGACTACGCCGACGAGTGGCTCACGAAGGCGATGTTCCACTACCGCTGGTACTACGCGGCCGACATCGAGAAGGCCGGGGCCGTCCTGCCGCTCTGGCGAAGCGCGAGCATGACCGACGAGGAGCTGGCGCCCGTCTCCAAGATGATTCGCGAACGCCAGATCGAGCGGCTGTGGGTCGTGGGTTCGAACGACACCACCGCGCCGGTGATCGAGCAGAGCTACCGGCGCTTTCTCCGGGCCTTCGACGCACACCTGCAACACTTCCCGTTCTTGCTGGGGGGTCGCCCGGGCTCTGCTGATTTTGGAATCTACGGCCAGCTCACCCAGCTCGCGCTCTTCGATCCCACACCGGTCGCGGTCACCATCGAGGAATCGCCGCGCGTCTATGCGTGGGTCGAGAAGATGGAAGACCTGAGCGGGTTGGAGCCCGGCCCGTGGATCTCCGGGGATGCCATTCCCGAGACTCTCGGAGCACTTCTGTCCGAGGTCGGCAGGGTCTATCCGCCATTCCTGCTGGCCAATGCGCGAGCGCTCGAGCAGGGAGCGGAGCGGGTCGAGACACAGATCGATGGCAAGCCCTGGACCCAGAAGCCCTTCCCTTACCAGGCGAAGTGCTTGCGTTGGTTGCGCGAGGCGCATGCCGGGCTTTCCGAGGCCGAACGCACGACGGTCGATACCGTGCTGGCCGGAACGGGTTGCGAGGCGCTCTTCCAGTAAGGAAGCGCGAAGCCCCGCGTCAAGCGTGGGGGCGGCGCGGAAGACTCCGGGCCGGAACTCCGACCGCGCTGTGATCCGAGGGAACGTCGTCGAGCACCACCGCGTTCGCACCGATCTGCACGCGATCACCGATCTGGAGCGGCCCCAGAAGCCTCGCACCGCTACCGATGAAGACATCGTCTCCGAGTGTCGGCCCAGGAGAGCCGAAGACGACGCGTGACGAGTTGGAAAGCCCCAACGTCGCGTAGGGCGCAATCGTCGCGTTCTTTCCGATCGTCGTCCGTCCATTGATCACGATGAAACCATGCACGAAGTGAACCCCGCCACCGATCCGGACATCGTGGCCGATCGATACATTCGAGAGGGCCTGGTTCCAACTGGCCAGCAGCGTTCCGAGTGGGCGTAGCCCGAGAGAGCAGAGCAGGATCTGGAGGCGGTAGCGAAGCGCGGCACCGAACGTCTCCGTGCGGAACAAGACGTACAAGAGGCGTTGCCATGCGGGTCGATCCGCCGAGAAACGCGGGTACCACAAGGCGTAGACCTCGAGATCCGCCAGAATCAAACGTCGGGTTTCGGTCCAATCGACGGATCCCGGCCGAGAACGGTCGATCTCGGCGCCCACTCAACTCTCCACTTGCGGCGCCAACGGCACGCGTTCTTCCAGGCAGCCGTAGGCCGTCGGGGTGAGCTTGATGATCGTATGCAGGGGCATGTCGAGATGCGGAGTCTCGACGATCGGCAACTGCTGGAAGTAGGCCACCATCGCGCGCAGGACGGCGCGATGGGCCACGACCAGAACGGGAGTGCGGTAGCGCTCCAGCTCGATCAAGACCCGATCGATGCGGTGGATGACGTCCAGATAAGATTCTCCGCGCGGATAGCGGTACTCGAGTTTGTCGCGCTTGCGTGCGTGGAACTCGCCGGACATGGAGCGTTCGATCTCGGCGTACGTCATGCCCTCGCAGCTTCCCGCATGGATCTCGTCCAGCGCCTTCCAGGAGCCCGTCTGCAAGCCGAGCGGCTCTGCCGTCAGGACGGTTCGACGCAACGTGCTCGTCCAGACGTCGAGGTTCGCCGCCGAGGGAAAGGAATCGCGAACATGGGCGGCGAGGCTTTGGGCATACTCCGCGCCAGCCGAGGAGAGCGATGCGTCCCCGCCGATTCGGCCCTGCACGTTGTACACGCTCTGGCCGTGGCGGGTGAGCCAGACCGGCCGGTTCGTAACCTGGAGATTGGACAGGAAGAAGACGACCTTCCCGACGACGTATCCATACACGCGATTGATCACGACCTGGGCGCCCCGATTCCGGAGCCGGACCCATGCACCCTCATCCTCCCCGAGCGTCTCGTACTGACTTTCGTAGTGGGCGATGCGCTTGCCGAAATCGGCCAGGGCCTGGGCCTCGGGGACACCTTCATAATCCGGGGATCGGAGCTTCGTCTCCCTCAAATTGGCTTCGATGATCGCCGGATCGTCGTTCACGATCTCGACGAACAGGAGCTCGAAATCCTCCGCTTCGGCGCGCTCCCGGATCGAGCGACGCCGCTCCCGGGTCGAGTTGGTGGCATCGTAGACGGCGATCCGGCCTGATTGCCGCAGCCAACCGCACGCCTCATCGAGCGCATCCTCGGCGAGACCTGCCCGCTCCCGGGCGGCATCCTTGTTCGCCGGGTCGAAGTATTCGTGGGATTGGCCCGGCCCGACCGTGACGCGGCGATGCTCCCCTACGTTGAACGCCTGGGTGGGGTAGCCGAGCCAGGAGAGGTAGCCGACCAGCTTGCGGGCTGTGAAGGTCTTTCCGCGGGCAGGAAGCCCCACCATGGCAATCAGGTGTTTTCGTCCCCGACGCGGACGATCCATCTGTCTCCCCTGTTCAGAATGCGCCACCCTAGCAGGCTCGACACACTCGCGGAGGCAGACACGATGACGACGATCGGAATTCTGGTGGGCGGCGGGCCGGCTCCTGGCATCAATGGCGTGATCGGATCCGCGGCCATCTATGCGCGACGCCAAGGTGCCCGCGTCTTCGGCCTGTTCGAGGGATTTCGCTGGTTGATGGAAGGCAAGACCGATCACTGCACCGAGTTGAGCATCGGTACGGTGTCGCGGGTCCACCTGTTGGGTGGCTCGATCCTCCAGACTTCGCGCGCCAACCCGACGAAGAAACCGGAGGATCTCCGCCGCGTCGTCGAGACGTTGCGCAAGATCGGCATCGACCAGCTCGTGACGATCGGTGGTGATGACACCTGCTATTCCGCCATGCGCGTCGCCGAGGAAGCCGGACCCGCAATCCGTGTGGCGCATGTGCCCAAGACGATCGACAACGATCTTCCGCTTCCCGAAGGCATCCCGACCTTCGGCTTCGAGACCGCCCGGGAAACCGGCGCAACGATCCTCAGCCACCTGATGGAAGATGCACGAACGACAGGCCGTTGGTATGTGACGGTGATGATGGGGCGTTCCGCCGGGCACCTCGCACTCGGTGCAGCGAAATCTGCCGGTGCGACCCTTGCGATCGTCAGCGAGGAGTTCCCGGAGGGGCCGATCCGGCTGGCCGATGTGCAGCGACGAATCGAGGCGTCCGTCGTGAAGCGAATTGCCTTTCATCGCCCTTACGGAGTGGCCGTCGTTGCCGAGGGGATTGGCGAGCGTTTGCATCCCGACGATCTCGAGCAGCTGCCTGAGCTTCCGCGCGACGAACACGGCCACGTCCGCCTCGCCGAGCTGCCACTGGGTCGATTGTTGGTCTCCGGAGTCAAGCAGGGGCTGAAGGATCTGGGCCAGAATGTGACGATGGTGGCCAAGGATGTCGGCTACGAACTCCGTTGCGTCGCGCCCAATGCCTTCGACGCGGAGTACACCCGAGATCTCGGTGCCGGCGCCGTGCGATGCCTACTCGATGGCACCCATTCCGTGATGATCACCCGTGAGGGGAATGGCATCCATCCCGTCCCCCTGGGCGACATCCTGGACCGTGAAACCGGGCGCACCCGCGTGCGCCATCTCGACATCACGAGCCCTTCCTACACGATGGCTCGTGCCCTCCAGGTGCGGCTCGAAGCCCAGGATCTCGAAGACCCTCGCGCGATCGGCATGCTCGAGGAAACGACCGGACGAGGAATCGGCGAGCTGCAGGAGCGCTGGGCTGGATCGCTCGACAGCTAGCTCCAATCCGTCGTATTGAGGTGAAGGCCGGACA is a window of bacterium DNA encoding:
- a CDS encoding 6-phosphofructokinase, producing MTTIGILVGGGPAPGINGVIGSAAIYARRQGARVFGLFEGFRWLMEGKTDHCTELSIGTVSRVHLLGGSILQTSRANPTKKPEDLRRVVETLRKIGIDQLVTIGGDDTCYSAMRVAEEAGPAIRVAHVPKTIDNDLPLPEGIPTFGFETARETGATILSHLMEDARTTGRWYVTVMMGRSAGHLALGAAKSAGATLAIVSEEFPEGPIRLADVQRRIEASVVKRIAFHRPYGVAVVAEGIGERLHPDDLEQLPELPRDEHGHVRLAELPLGRLLVSGVKQGLKDLGQNVTMVAKDVGYELRCVAPNAFDAEYTRDLGAGAVRCLLDGTHSVMITREGNGIHPVPLGDILDRETGRTRVRHLDITSPSYTMARALQVRLEAQDLEDPRAIGMLEETTGRGIGELQERWAGSLDS
- a CDS encoding 6-phosphofructo-2-kinase/fructose-2,6-bisphosphatase, producing the protein MDRPRRGRKHLIAMVGLPARGKTFTARKLVGYLSWLGYPTQAFNVGEHRRVTVGPGQSHEYFDPANKDAARERAGLAEDALDEACGWLRQSGRIAVYDATNSTRERRRSIRERAEAEDFELLFVEIVNDDPAIIEANLRETKLRSPDYEGVPEAQALADFGKRIAHYESQYETLGEDEGAWVRLRNRGAQVVINRVYGYVVGKVVFFLSNLQVTNRPVWLTRHGQSVYNVQGRIGGDASLSSAGAEYAQSLAAHVRDSFPSAANLDVWTSTLRRTVLTAEPLGLQTGSWKALDEIHAGSCEGMTYAEIERSMSGEFHARKRDKLEYRYPRGESYLDVIHRIDRVLIELERYRTPVLVVAHRAVLRAMVAYFQQLPIVETPHLDMPLHTIIKLTPTAYGCLEERVPLAPQVES